A region from the Desulfitobacterium dehalogenans ATCC 51507 genome encodes:
- a CDS encoding late competence development ComFB family protein — MYELKNHTENVVQHVLKEYMHKFKLPCECERCQADIKALALNQLPSRYYVSLRGEILTHLESDSLPDKARVLSAIVLAAKQVADTPSH; from the coding sequence ATGTACGAATTAAAAAACCACACCGAAAATGTGGTGCAGCATGTCCTCAAAGAGTATATGCATAAATTCAAACTACCTTGTGAATGTGAACGTTGTCAAGCCGATATCAAAGCTCTTGCTTTAAACCAATTGCCGAGCAGGTACTATGTTTCCCTGCGGGGAGAAATACTTACTCATCTGGAATCGGATTCCTTACCTGACAAAGCCCGGGTTCTTTCCGCTATTGTTCTGGCCGCCAAGCAAGTGGCGGATACACCTTCCCATTGA
- a CDS encoding demethylmenaquinone methyltransferase, with protein sequence MDFSGRDKATYVQDTFNAIAKRYDMMNTLMSFGLDKGWRKKAVRTVEAKPGMNMVDICCGTAPLSLELAMTVGEQGHVTGLDFSENMLKKADENLADSPYRSIIELRQGDAMNLPFADNSFDGATVGWGLRNLPDLEKGIQEMVRVVKPGCMVVSLDMAKPTMPGFKQGYWLYFDKLVPLMGKIWAGKAKAYQYLHDSAVEFPEQQELAKIFARCGLTETRYQNLAGGVVAIVSGRKPKFP encoded by the coding sequence ATGGATTTTTCCGGTAGAGATAAAGCAACTTACGTACAAGATACATTTAACGCCATTGCCAAACGCTATGATATGATGAATACTCTCATGAGTTTTGGCCTGGACAAGGGATGGCGAAAAAAAGCGGTGCGGACAGTCGAAGCCAAACCCGGTATGAATATGGTCGATATATGCTGTGGAACAGCTCCGCTTTCCTTAGAGCTGGCCATGACCGTGGGAGAGCAGGGACATGTAACGGGCTTGGACTTCTCTGAGAATATGCTGAAAAAAGCCGATGAGAATTTAGCGGATTCCCCCTACCGATCCATCATTGAATTACGGCAAGGAGACGCTATGAATCTGCCCTTTGCGGATAACTCCTTTGACGGGGCTACCGTGGGCTGGGGGCTGCGCAATCTGCCTGATTTGGAAAAAGGGATCCAGGAGATGGTACGAGTGGTTAAACCGGGCTGTATGGTAGTTTCCTTAGATATGGCTAAACCGACCATGCCAGGATTTAAGCAGGGGTATTGGCTCTATTTTGATAAGCTCGTTCCCTTAATGGGAAAGATCTGGGCTGGAAAGGCCAAAGCCTATCAATATCTGCATGATTCTGCAGTAGAATTCCCGGAACAACAGGAGTTGGCTAAGATCTTTGCTCGCTGCGGCTTGACGGAGACCCGCTATCAAAATCTGGCCGGGGGAGTAGTGGCTATTGTCAGTGGCCGAAAGCCCAAATTTCCTTGA
- a CDS encoding asparaginase encodes MNKIKLIATGGTIAMRKDSFGKAVPAVTGHDLLESMPELREEAFWDIEEFSNVASCNFNPERMLQLAHQVNESFADPECQGIIITHGTDTLEETAYFLDLTVKDTRPVILTASQRDASERDSDGPRNLQNSMRIATDPHAKERGVLIALNEEIHAARDVRKLHTSHVDAFSSGEMGSLGSIDNGEVLWHRKPEPSVKFDLPGKLAKVIICKGYTGMDGRMLECMVDSQVEAVVIEAFGRGNLPPEVVPSIGKITAGNIPVVITSRCLFGRTSPIYGYPGGGADLQRHGALFAGDLSTEKVRLLLSIALGQNVSHSRLKEILSRGGVK; translated from the coding sequence ATGAATAAGATTAAACTCATTGCCACTGGAGGCACGATTGCTATGCGCAAAGATTCCTTTGGCAAGGCAGTACCGGCGGTTACCGGTCATGATCTGTTGGAAAGTATGCCTGAACTGCGGGAAGAAGCTTTTTGGGATATAGAAGAATTCAGTAATGTTGCCAGCTGCAATTTTAATCCTGAGCGGATGCTACAATTAGCACATCAAGTCAATGAATCCTTTGCGGATCCAGAGTGCCAGGGGATAATCATAACTCACGGAACGGATACATTGGAGGAAACGGCTTATTTTCTGGATCTTACAGTCAAAGACACTCGGCCGGTCATTCTCACTGCCTCCCAAAGAGATGCTTCCGAGAGAGATTCCGATGGCCCCCGCAATTTGCAGAATTCCATGAGAATTGCCACCGACCCTCACGCTAAGGAACGGGGAGTTCTGATCGCCCTCAATGAAGAGATCCATGCTGCCAGGGATGTAAGAAAACTGCACACCAGCCATGTGGATGCTTTTAGCTCCGGGGAAATGGGTTCATTGGGCAGTATTGATAATGGCGAGGTATTGTGGCACCGCAAACCTGAGCCCTCTGTTAAATTTGACCTGCCCGGAAAGCTGGCCAAGGTTATTATCTGCAAAGGCTATACAGGTATGGATGGAAGAATGCTGGAGTGTATGGTGGATTCACAGGTAGAGGCCGTTGTCATTGAAGCGTTTGGCCGAGGAAATCTCCCTCCGGAGGTAGTCCCCTCCATTGGGAAGATTACAGCAGGAAATATACCTGTGGTTATTACTTCACGCTGTTTATTCGGGCGCACTTCTCCGATATATGGCTATCCCGGCGGCGGAGCAGATCTTCAACGCCACGGTGCACTATTTGCAGGCGATCTGTCAACGGAGAAAGTTCGTTTGCTCCTAAGCATTGCACTGGGGCAAAACGTTTCCCACAGCCGGCTTAAAGAGATTTTAAGTCGTGGGGGAGTAAAGTAG
- a CDS encoding Crp/Fnr family transcriptional regulator: MLDPQILRQFSLFSSLSDEDLIPLLSQFRTRKYRKGQILFIEGEIGSQVYFILNGQVKLSKTLPNGDEQILDWCGPNDTLAEILLLEPGSYPATAEVLKESTLLVLSNQGMVKILENHPRLAVALIRKLNMRLRMNQEFIRILTSRSTAGILAMLLLRLAKPALSPGEPIYYDATLTNKDLASMIGTSRELVNRALNQWKKSGILRLNGERMEILRPHELADWP, translated from the coding sequence TTGCTTGACCCACAAATTCTTAGACAGTTTAGTTTGTTTTCCTCCCTTTCCGATGAGGATTTGATTCCTCTACTGTCTCAATTCCGAACCCGCAAATATAGAAAAGGCCAAATCCTTTTTATTGAAGGAGAAATTGGCTCTCAAGTCTATTTTATCTTAAATGGCCAAGTCAAGCTCAGCAAAACCTTACCTAATGGAGATGAACAAATTCTTGATTGGTGCGGTCCTAATGACACTCTTGCCGAGATTCTCTTATTGGAGCCAGGGTCCTATCCAGCCACAGCGGAAGTACTTAAAGAAAGCACGCTCCTCGTGCTTTCCAATCAGGGGATGGTTAAAATTCTCGAGAATCACCCTCGTCTGGCCGTTGCCCTTATTCGTAAGCTTAATATGCGTTTACGCATGAATCAAGAGTTTATCCGGATATTAACCAGTCGGTCCACTGCGGGGATTTTGGCTATGTTGTTGCTCAGACTGGCTAAGCCGGCCTTATCACCGGGAGAGCCTATCTACTACGATGCCACATTAACCAATAAGGACTTAGCCAGTATGATTGGCACTTCACGTGAGCTGGTCAACCGTGCCCTCAATCAGTGGAAAAAATCGGGGATCCTCCGCCTCAATGGGGAGCGAATGGAAATCCTTCGCCCTCATGAATTAGCGGACTGGCCATGA